A window of the Lactobacillus gasseri ATCC 33323 = JCM 1131 genome harbors these coding sequences:
- a CDS encoding PTS transporter subunit IIABC codes for MSKKFSHVGQAFSQLGQAFMLPIAILPVAGLLLGLGGALTNKAAVGAYPWLNQEWLQTILKVMNFAGSAVFNNLALIFSIGLAVGLAKGDKGTAGLAGGVAYLVYTATISGLLQMFSPKNTIDTGVLGAIVIGCVVAYLHNHYRKVELPQFLGFFGGSRFIPIISSLAAIVIGAIFFIIWPPIQSGLTSAGYAIAKMGSFGSFLYGFLLRLTGAVGLHHTIYPMFWYTALGGTADVAGKTVVGAQNIFFAQLADPNHHGLFTYGTRFFAGRFATMMFGLPGAALAMYLCLPKRNRKTSGGLYLSGGLTSFLTGITEPIEYTFLFVAPWLYVIHAFLDGCSFYVADIMNIRIGNSFSGGLIDYLLFGVLQGRDKTNWPNVLIMGVIWFFLYFFVFTFCIKKFHVGIPGMVVEDNQAADQIMAAGPKTDDKLYNESCEIISALGGLDNIETVSACATRLRVSLKDNNLVNDDVFKMLGAPGVLKVAGGVQAIFGGKADLYSQEINDIITHPDMQPVSNPQVDKINKSTSTKIETVHKSEKVIFKAPVKGKFEDITQVKDEVFSQKMMGEGFAIEPENGKIYSPVDATVISIFKTKHAIGLKTKSGLEVMLHLGIDTVELQGKPFTMKVNEGDQVTPETQLIEMDLEQVKDAGKDPVVMTLITNSNDRVSQVEDIVTSGQLVEAHDDVYSALTK; via the coding sequence ATGTCTAAGAAATTTTCACATGTTGGGCAGGCCTTTTCACAACTAGGTCAAGCCTTCATGCTTCCAATCGCCATTTTACCGGTAGCTGGTTTACTGCTAGGTTTAGGTGGTGCTTTAACAAATAAAGCAGCTGTTGGTGCTTATCCTTGGCTTAACCAAGAATGGCTTCAAACTATCTTAAAAGTAATGAACTTCGCTGGTAGCGCAGTTTTTAATAATTTAGCGCTTATCTTCTCAATTGGACTAGCTGTTGGTCTTGCTAAAGGAGATAAGGGTACAGCTGGCCTTGCTGGTGGTGTGGCTTACCTAGTTTATACCGCAACAATTTCAGGCTTGCTACAAATGTTTTCACCTAAAAACACCATTGATACTGGTGTTTTAGGAGCTATCGTTATTGGATGCGTAGTAGCTTATCTTCACAACCACTACCGTAAAGTTGAATTACCACAATTTTTAGGATTCTTTGGCGGATCAAGATTTATCCCGATTATTTCATCCCTCGCAGCTATTGTAATTGGTGCCATCTTCTTTATCATTTGGCCACCAATTCAAAGTGGCTTAACTAGTGCTGGTTATGCAATTGCTAAAATGGGAAGCTTTGGTAGTTTCTTATATGGATTTTTACTCCGTTTAACTGGAGCAGTTGGTCTTCACCACACTATCTATCCAATGTTTTGGTACACAGCTCTAGGTGGAACTGCAGATGTTGCAGGTAAAACTGTTGTTGGTGCACAAAATATTTTCTTTGCTCAATTGGCCGACCCTAACCATCACGGTCTATTTACCTATGGCACAAGATTCTTTGCTGGTCGTTTTGCCACAATGATGTTTGGTCTTCCAGGTGCAGCTTTAGCAATGTATCTTTGCTTGCCTAAGAGAAACCGTAAAACTAGTGGTGGTTTATACCTTTCAGGTGGTTTAACCTCTTTCTTAACTGGTATTACTGAACCTATTGAATATACTTTCCTATTCGTAGCGCCTTGGCTATATGTTATTCACGCCTTTCTTGATGGCTGTTCATTCTATGTAGCTGATATCATGAATATCAGAATTGGTAATTCATTCTCTGGTGGTTTAATTGACTATTTACTCTTTGGTGTTTTACAAGGAAGAGATAAAACCAATTGGCCAAATGTCTTAATTATGGGTGTTATCTGGTTCTTCCTCTACTTCTTCGTCTTTACTTTTTGTATTAAGAAGTTCCATGTGGGCATTCCTGGAATGGTTGTTGAAGACAATCAAGCTGCCGATCAAATTATGGCAGCTGGTCCTAAGACTGATGACAAACTCTACAATGAATCATGCGAAATTATTTCAGCATTAGGTGGTTTAGATAATATCGAAACCGTTTCAGCTTGTGCAACAAGATTAAGAGTCTCATTAAAAGATAATAACTTAGTTAACGATGATGTCTTCAAGATGCTAGGTGCTCCAGGTGTCTTGAAAGTAGCTGGCGGAGTTCAAGCAATCTTTGGTGGAAAAGCCGATCTTTATAGTCAAGAAATTAATGACATTATCACTCACCCTGACATGCAACCAGTAAGTAATCCACAAGTGGATAAAATTAACAAATCTACTTCTACTAAAATAGAAACTGTTCATAAGTCAGAAAAAGTTATTTTCAAAGCTCCCGTAAAAGGTAAGTTTGAAGATATCACTCAAGTCAAAGATGAAGTATTCTCACAAAAGATGATGGGTGAAGGTTTCGCAATTGAACCAGAAAATGGAAAAATCTACAGTCCAGTTGATGCTACTGTCATTTCAATCTTCAAGACCAAGCATGCTATTGGCCTTAAAACAAAATCTGGTCTAGAAGTAATGCTTCACCTTGGAATAGATACAGTTGAACTTCAAGGTAAACCATTCACGATGAAAGTTAATGAAGGTGATCAAGTTACACCTGAAACACAATTAATTGAAATGGACCTTGAACAAGTTAAGGATGCTGGCAAAGATCCAGTTGTGATGACTTTAATTACTAACAGTAATGACAGAGTTTCACAAGTTGAAGATATCGTAACAAGTGGTCAATTAGTTGAAGCTCATGACGATGTCTACTCTGCATTAACTAAATAA
- a CDS encoding ABC transporter permease, with amino-acid sequence MLWKLSLTGIKSRFKDYLVLFSGLTFASAIFYMFMTLATNPAFLKGSLSIAFQITQVVFGFGIALLSIITFVYIVYANSFLLSMRQKDYGMYMMLGARTSKIGRLIFTETLVVGLLATLLGTVLGVALTQGVSSILISQLGLQIHKFVGFYLPALLWTIAFFAILFFLAAFWNRHKLVKSNVINLLHEDQKPVKLHRNKLWKFVEALLGIALLAVGYWAMMHAAKLGTKTIPIAFFTIVFGSYFTFDSFFTAIIDLLRKNLSFKYRKLHSFTLGQLKFRLSDYTRILSTVSLLFALALGAITVGLNFNNMTEQAMQSTYYDVVLYNRNPKVDNQLKKVSVKSTTHFDYKMVVEGKGKEKNRVLYISENQIKNNKIMYQHYSRKNDVNHYDTKRLTVNDFKNKKSDAAAEGEYQLVSLTPYVDAQAEVVSQAKYDQIKAKVNKIELLRVNNFRSNFNNIEKLQKLSVNQMISSPEAEKGAINVNLSNSKSAQYRLVSSMTSGFEFMGFFLGLAFLAMLASTLMFKVLSGANSDKPRYQMLWKVGTRKSLLKASIAKEIGILFVLPAVLGVVDVLFGLQLFKSILGMNTYDKLWIPFTIFGVLYAIYYLLTVALYQHIVLQKED; translated from the coding sequence ATGCTTTGGAAATTATCATTAACCGGAATAAAAAGCCGGTTCAAAGACTATTTAGTTCTTTTTTCTGGCTTAACTTTTGCTAGTGCAATCTTCTACATGTTTATGACCTTAGCAACTAATCCTGCTTTCTTAAAGGGTTCATTGAGTATTGCTTTTCAAATAACTCAGGTTGTTTTCGGCTTTGGAATTGCGCTCCTATCAATCATCACTTTTGTTTATATTGTATATGCTAATAGCTTTTTGCTAAGTATGCGGCAGAAAGACTATGGAATGTACATGATGCTAGGTGCTAGAACTAGCAAAATAGGAAGATTAATTTTTACTGAAACACTTGTTGTTGGCTTATTAGCTACTTTATTAGGAACAGTTCTAGGGGTTGCTTTAACGCAAGGTGTTTCTAGCATTTTGATCTCACAATTGGGCTTGCAAATTCATAAGTTTGTAGGATTCTATTTGCCAGCATTACTTTGGACAATCGCATTTTTTGCAATTTTATTCTTCTTAGCTGCTTTTTGGAATCGTCACAAGTTAGTTAAATCAAACGTAATTAACTTGCTTCATGAAGATCAAAAACCAGTTAAATTACATAGAAATAAATTATGGAAGTTTGTTGAGGCACTTTTAGGTATTGCATTACTTGCTGTAGGTTATTGGGCAATGATGCATGCAGCAAAATTAGGCACTAAAACTATTCCAATTGCTTTCTTTACAATCGTTTTTGGTTCTTACTTTACTTTTGATTCCTTCTTTACAGCAATTATTGATTTGCTTCGTAAGAACTTGTCTTTCAAATACAGAAAACTTCATTCCTTTACTTTAGGTCAACTTAAGTTTAGATTAAGTGACTATACTAGAATTTTATCAACCGTTTCATTACTATTTGCGCTTGCTTTGGGAGCAATTACTGTTGGTTTGAACTTCAACAATATGACTGAGCAGGCAATGCAAAGTACGTATTATGATGTAGTTTTATACAACCGTAATCCCAAGGTTGATAATCAACTAAAGAAAGTTTCTGTAAAATCTACGACTCATTTTGACTATAAGATGGTCGTAGAGGGTAAGGGAAAAGAAAAGAATCGCGTCCTCTATATTTCTGAAAATCAAATCAAGAATAATAAGATTATGTATCAGCACTATTCACGTAAGAATGACGTGAACCACTATGATACTAAACGTCTTACTGTCAATGATTTTAAAAATAAGAAATCAGATGCCGCAGCAGAAGGCGAATATCAATTAGTGTCTCTTACTCCGTATGTTGACGCTCAAGCTGAGGTTGTATCGCAAGCTAAATATGATCAAATTAAGGCCAAGGTAAATAAGATTGAGCTTTTAAGAGTTAATAACTTTAGAAGTAATTTCAACAATATTGAAAAGTTACAAAAGTTATCGGTAAATCAAATGATCAGTTCACCAGAAGCTGAAAAGGGAGCAATTAATGTAAACCTTTCTAATTCAAAATCTGCTCAATATCGTTTAGTTTCAAGTATGACTTCTGGTTTTGAATTTATGGGCTTCTTCTTAGGACTTGCCTTCCTAGCAATGCTTGCTTCAACCTTGATGTTTAAAGTTTTATCTGGTGCAAACAGCGACAAGCCAAGATACCAAATGCTTTGGAAAGTTGGTACAAGAAAGAGCTTATTGAAAGCATCAATTGCTAAAGAAATTGGAATTCTATTTGTTTTACCAGCGGTTTTAGGTGTGGTGGATGTTTTATTTGGACTCCAATTATTTAAATCTATCTTAGGAATGAATACATACGATAAACTTTGGATTCCATTTACAATTTTCGGCGTGCTTTACGCAATTTACTACCTATTAACAGTGGCTTTATACCAACACATTGTTTTACAAAAAGAAGATTAA
- a CDS encoding histidine phosphatase family protein: protein MKRIYIVRHGQTYINRYDKMQGWCDTPLTDEGIKGAKDAGKALSNIPFDIAISSDLKRASDTCDYIINENCNRDELQHIATPFFREQFYGFFEGMNSDEAWRMIGGPHGYPRRDELLKEVDINTIKDYMKEADPYHEAENAEEYWDRVNKGFDLISQLDGAENILLVTHGFTIRSIVSRFARGEYNLAHGPRNASITIMNMTDKDMKITSYNKMSV, encoded by the coding sequence ATGAAAAGAATCTATATCGTCCGTCATGGTCAAACTTATATCAACCGCTATGACAAAATGCAAGGCTGGTGTGATACCCCTCTAACTGATGAGGGAATAAAAGGTGCCAAAGATGCTGGTAAAGCTTTAAGTAATATTCCTTTTGATATCGCTATTTCAAGCGATTTAAAGAGAGCCAGTGATACTTGTGACTACATTATCAATGAAAACTGTAACCGCGATGAATTACAGCATATTGCAACACCATTTTTTAGAGAGCAATTCTATGGCTTTTTTGAAGGAATGAATTCTGATGAAGCTTGGCGCATGATTGGTGGGCCTCATGGCTATCCAAGAAGAGATGAACTCCTTAAGGAAGTTGATATCAATACTATTAAAGACTACATGAAAGAAGCAGACCCATATCATGAAGCAGAAAATGCGGAGGAATATTGGGACCGAGTTAACAAAGGCTTTGATTTAATCAGTCAATTAGATGGTGCTGAAAATATTTTACTTGTTACTCATGGCTTTACCATTAGAAGTATTGTTTCTCGCTTTGCGCGTGGCGAATACAACTTGGCTCACGGTCCAAGAAACGCATCAATTACAATTATGAATATGACTGATAAAGATATGAAAATTACTTCTTATAATAAAATGTCAGTTTAA
- a CDS encoding APC family permease, whose amino-acid sequence MDTFDEAQKRKKLTWPVIALMDFVTVIGFDDIIYNFQNQGLAVVSDWILLLILFVVPYELIVGQLGATFSDDGGGLSSWLRHTSGDKMGYITAWCYWVVSLPYLVDVANSTVVSFAWLFKGHALSDKEMSNWAFALFTAIIFVIFIFFQHRFANSLQWLSIIGGGAMFIMTILFVIMTIVYLGEGRTIATQPFHFKNFLPTFDMKFLMSLGLLIFAMNGAEFVAPYVTEMKDGPRNFPKAMYMLAIMTGFLTIFGSFALGVFFNAHHLPDDLKMNGSYYAFQAMGEKFGMGKFFLYTFIITQALYMLAQLAVLVDGGARIFLSDTAKKYLPKQLTKTDKNGLPINGYWLTTGICSVLLFLSATLPSVNDIFNQLLNLNGIVSPYVTGLVFWAFIKIRLHPEKFPSQYVFIKNKTFAVIVGWWCLIITVTGATFGIVPIDAKAGSATWWHMLILNIVEPLLMIGLGIVLPLIAKWQRSKEN is encoded by the coding sequence ATGGACACTTTTGATGAAGCTCAAAAACGTAAAAAACTGACCTGGCCGGTAATTGCACTGATGGACTTTGTTACAGTTATTGGTTTTGATGATATTATTTACAACTTTCAAAACCAAGGACTAGCAGTTGTCAGTGACTGGATTTTATTATTAATTTTATTTGTCGTTCCTTATGAATTAATCGTTGGCCAATTAGGCGCAACTTTTTCCGATGATGGCGGTGGTTTATCATCTTGGCTAAGGCATACCTCCGGAGACAAAATGGGTTATATCACTGCTTGGTGCTACTGGGTAGTGTCTCTGCCTTACTTAGTCGATGTAGCCAACTCAACTGTTGTCTCCTTTGCATGGCTATTTAAAGGACATGCTTTAAGTGACAAAGAAATGAGCAACTGGGCTTTTGCCTTATTTACTGCAATTATTTTCGTCATCTTTATCTTCTTCCAGCACCGATTTGCTAATTCATTGCAATGGTTATCCATTATCGGTGGCGGAGCAATGTTTATCATGACGATTCTTTTCGTAATCATGACTATTGTCTACCTCGGCGAAGGACGCACGATTGCTACGCAGCCGTTCCACTTTAAGAATTTCTTGCCAACCTTTGATATGAAATTCTTAATGTCATTAGGTCTGCTAATCTTTGCTATGAACGGAGCCGAGTTCGTTGCACCATATGTTACTGAAATGAAAGATGGACCTAGAAACTTTCCTAAAGCAATGTACATGCTTGCAATTATGACTGGATTTCTAACAATCTTTGGTTCCTTTGCATTAGGCGTATTCTTTAATGCACACCACTTACCAGATGATTTAAAGATGAATGGTTCTTACTACGCCTTCCAAGCAATGGGTGAGAAATTTGGAATGGGTAAGTTTTTCTTATATACCTTTATTATTACTCAAGCCCTTTATATGCTTGCTCAACTAGCCGTTTTAGTAGATGGCGGGGCTAGAATCTTCTTATCGGATACAGCTAAAAAGTATCTGCCTAAGCAATTAACCAAGACTGATAAGAACGGATTACCGATCAATGGTTACTGGCTAACAACTGGAATTTGCTCAGTTTTACTATTTCTAAGTGCTACTCTTCCGTCAGTTAATGACATTTTTAATCAATTACTGAACTTAAACGGAATCGTTTCGCCTTATGTTACTGGGCTAGTCTTCTGGGCCTTTATTAAAATCAGACTTCACCCAGAAAAATTTCCATCACAATATGTCTTCATTAAAAACAAGACTTTTGCAGTTATTGTTGGTTGGTGGTGCTTGATTATCACAGTTACTGGTGCAACTTTTGGTATCGTTCCAATCGATGCAAAAGCCGGTTCAGCTACTTGGTGGCATATGCTGATCTTAAATATTGTCGAACCACTTTTAATGATTGGACTGGGAATTGTTTTACCATTAATTGCTAAGTGGCAAAGATCAAAGGAAAATTAA
- a CDS encoding ABC transporter ATP-binding protein — protein sequence MSEVVQVQDITKTYGKKGEKQYQALKGISFDVARGEFVGIMGASGSGKTTLLNILSTLDQPTTGNVYINGRDITGLNRNQMADFRGQEIGFIFQDFNLLENLTNRENIALPLSLQNVKTSAINPKVDKIAKRLGIDHILNKYPAEISGGQKQRVAAARALVHEPAILYGDEPTGALDSKSATELLETMKGLNEKDKVSILMVTHDPYSASYASRILFIKDGKIGKEIKKNDKSREEFYQDIIAELGRR from the coding sequence ATGAGTGAAGTAGTTCAAGTTCAAGATATTACCAAGACTTATGGTAAGAAAGGTGAGAAACAATACCAAGCTTTAAAAGGTATTAGCTTTGATGTAGCACGTGGTGAATTTGTTGGAATCATGGGTGCATCTGGTTCAGGTAAGACCACTTTATTAAATATTTTGTCAACTTTAGACCAACCAACTACAGGAAACGTTTATATCAATGGTCGTGATATTACCGGTTTAAATAGAAATCAAATGGCAGATTTTCGTGGTCAAGAAATTGGTTTTATTTTCCAAGACTTTAACTTACTAGAGAACTTAACTAATCGTGAAAATATTGCACTTCCACTATCACTTCAAAATGTGAAGACAAGTGCCATTAATCCTAAAGTTGATAAGATTGCAAAGAGATTAGGAATTGATCATATTTTAAATAAATACCCAGCAGAAATTTCTGGCGGTCAAAAGCAACGTGTCGCAGCAGCACGGGCATTAGTTCATGAACCGGCTATTCTTTACGGGGATGAGCCAACTGGAGCACTTGATTCAAAAAGTGCAACCGAACTTCTTGAAACAATGAAGGGCTTAAACGAAAAAGATAAAGTATCAATCCTGATGGTAACTCACGATCCATATTCCGCTTCATACGCTAGTCGCATTCTTTTCATTAAGGACGGTAAGATTGGTAAAGAAATTAAAAAGAATGATAAGAGCCGCGAAGAATTTTATCAGGACATTATTGCAGAATTAGGTAGACGTTAA
- a CDS encoding exodeoxyribonuclease III has translation MKFMSWNVNGLRAALRHGFVNTFTDLDADIFAIQDTRVEPNEVQIDLPGYYQYWNYAKRKGYAGTAVFTKEKPITVANGFGVPEVDGEGRSITLEFSNFYFIDVQVPFSGEKLQRLDFRELWAQTFRNYVTKLMQYKPVIIGGDMSVAHDKIDLAEPDDNHRHAGFTGIERKEFSELLNAGFIDTFRYFHPDEAKYTYWSYREDARAKNIGWRLDYFLVSNNLEDKMINAQILNNIMGSDHCPIELDLDIETRK, from the coding sequence ATGAAATTTATGTCTTGGAATGTAAATGGTCTGCGTGCTGCATTACGTCATGGCTTTGTTAATACCTTTACAGACTTAGATGCAGATATCTTTGCCATACAAGATACTCGCGTAGAGCCGAATGAAGTACAAATTGACTTACCAGGTTATTATCAATACTGGAATTATGCCAAAAGAAAAGGCTACGCTGGAACTGCTGTCTTTACTAAAGAAAAACCAATTACTGTCGCAAATGGCTTTGGCGTTCCAGAAGTTGATGGCGAAGGTAGAAGTATTACTTTAGAGTTTTCAAACTTCTATTTCATTGATGTCCAAGTTCCATTTTCTGGGGAAAAATTGCAAAGATTAGACTTCAGAGAATTATGGGCACAAACTTTTAGAAATTATGTTACTAAGCTAATGCAATATAAGCCAGTAATCATTGGTGGGGATATGAGTGTGGCTCACGATAAGATTGATTTAGCAGAACCTGATGATAATCACCGCCATGCAGGATTTACTGGGATTGAAAGAAAAGAATTCTCTGAATTATTGAATGCCGGCTTTATTGATACTTTCCGCTACTTCCACCCAGATGAAGCAAAGTATACTTACTGGAGCTATCGCGAAGATGCTCGAGCAAAGAATATTGGCTGGAGATTAGATTACTTCTTAGTATCAAATAACTTAGAAGACAAGATGATCAATGCCCAGATTTTAAACAACATTATGGGATCAGATCATTGCCCAATTGAATTAGATTTAGACATTGAAACAAGAAAATAG